In Apium graveolens cultivar Ventura chromosome 10, ASM990537v1, whole genome shotgun sequence, the following are encoded in one genomic region:
- the LOC141690944 gene encoding uncharacterized protein LOC141690944 yields MSYDTSWITKRIIPGGYGFTKEFNKGVKDFLAFAIKNSKEPNDPELLIRCPCNTCNNQLFQLISDVEFHLYAVGFLETYTIWHYHEKECGSRNEEMNDREDVFDEYEMLRDAFRGEDFGYVNSVHEEPNEQASKFLYNVSNVGEPIYPGNIKYTQLKFVTRLLHWKNHNKCSDKAFDELLLLLGDVFPEGHKLPFNYYGVKKMVKKLNLGYEKIHACENDCMLFYSDDKDLENCKYCELSRYKDSINGGSDTIPRKILRYFKITPRLQRLYMSTHTAQHMKYHKNRIVTEGVLSHPADGEEWKEFDKNYPDFAADIRNVRLGLATDGFPPYSNATSTVYSVWPVVLLVYNLPHTMSMKDPYMFMTLLVPGPNDPGRNLNVYLRPLIDELISLWQVGVQTYDASTKTNFMMRAALLWTISDFPGLGMVSGWSTHGKMACHVCMGEVKAKQLPHSRKSSFYGLHMGFLDKRRRSRRKGRIVHNMCAGITFPPPGKPHSKERADGFGDSHNWTHITSFFDLPYWDSLRLRHCIDVMHTEKNVFDNIFHTILCSAKTKDTTKSREDLKAMGIMQELWMNGRHRPRARYELTRDQLKLLCKWVHRLKLPDGCSSNLKRCCKIAQLKFQGMKSHDCHVFMQKLLSSAFRELFPDDIHKVLCDLSNFFKDLCSTTLLASNIRQLEKNIAGIICTLETKFFPALFDPMEHLPVHLPEECRLGGPVPSRWMYNIERLQRRMKQKVGNKARVEGSIAEKYVHEELTHFCSMYFESGVETAHNLLGRNVVDDRSRDPHKLEAFTYPVELLGAYTGYHLDVDSLHVAAHYVLTNMREVAFYIT; encoded by the coding sequence ATGTCTTATGATACTAGTTGGATCACTAAACGAATTATTCCCGGTGGTTATGGTTTTACGAAAGAATTTAATAAAGGGGTTAAAGATTTCTTGGCATTTGCAATAAAAAATAGCAAGGAACCGAATGATCCGGAACTTTTGATTAGATGTCCGTGTAATACATGTAACAATCAACTCTTTCAACTCATTTCCGATGTCGAGTTTCACTTATATGCGGTCGGTTTTCTTGAGACTTACACCATATGGCATTATCATGAAAAAGAATGTGGCTCACGAAATGAAGAAATGAATGATCGCGAAGATGTATTTGATGAATATGAGATGTTGAGGGATGCCTTTAGAGGGGAAGATTTTGGATATGTCAATAGTGTCCACGAGGAGCCGAACGAGCAAGCATCTAAATTCTTATACAATGTGAGTAATGTCGGAGAACCAATATATCCGGGCAACATCAAGTACACACAATTGAAATTTGTCACTAGATTACTACATTGGAAGAATCATAATAAATGTAGTGATAAGGCCTTTGATGAGTTACTCCTCTTACTTGGAGATGTGTTTCCGGAAGGGCATAAACTTCCTTTTAATTATTATGGTGTCAAGAAGATGGTCAAGAAGCTGAACTTGGGATACGAAAAAATACATGCATgtgagaatgattgtatgttgtTCTACAGTGATGATAAAGATTTGGAAAACTGTAAGTACTGTGAGTTAAGCCGATACAAAGATTCAATTAATGGTGGGAGTGATACCATTCCGAGGAAGATCTTAAGATATTTTAAGATCACTCCTCGTCTACAGCGTTTGTACATGTCTACCCATACAGCCCAACATATGAAGTATCACAAGAACAGAATTGTGACTGAAGGGGTTCTTAGTCACCCTGCAGATGGAGAAGAATGGAAAGAATTTGACAAGAACTATCCGGATTTTGCAGCGGATATTCGTAATGTAAGGCTTGGTCTTGCAACTGATGGATTTCCCCCGTACAGTAATGCTACTTCTACTGTATACTCAGTATGGCCTGTAGTATTACTTGTGTACAACCTTCCACATACCATGTCCATGAAGGATCCATACATGTTTATGACACTACTAGTACCCGGGCCGAATGATCCTGGGAGGAATCTGAATGTCTATCTTAGGCCTTTGATTGATGAACTTATTAGTTTATGGCAGGTTGGTGTGCAGACATATGATGCTTCTACGAAGACCAATTTCATGATGCGGGCTGCCTTGTTATGGACTATCAGTGACTTTCCCGGGTTGGGTATGGTTAGCGGATGGTCAACCCACGGAAAGATGGCTTGTCATGTATGTATGGGTGAAGTTAAAGCCAAGCAACTACCACACAGCAGGAAGTCCAGCTTTTATGGGTTACATATGGGGTTTCTAGACAAACGCCGAAGAAGTCGACGAAAAGGTCGAATTGTCCATAACATGTGTGCTGGAATCACATTTCCACCACCAGGGAAACCGCATAGCAAAGAAAGGGCAGATGGCTTTGGGGATTCACACAATTGGACACATATTACTAGCTTCTTTGATCTACCATATTGGGATTCATTGCGTCTACGTCATTGTATCGATGTTATGCACACAGAGAAAAATGTGTTTGACAATATATTTCATACTATTTTATGTAGTGCCAAAACGAAGGATACCACAAAATCAAGAGAAGATTTGAAGGCAATGGGCATCATGCAAGAGTTATGGATGAATGGTAGACACAGGCCTAGAGCTAGATACGAACTCACCCGAGATCAGCTGAAATTGTTATGTAAATGGGTACATCGATTGAAACTCCCAGATGGTTGCTCATCAAACTTGAAGAGATGTTGTAAGATAGCTCAGTTGAAATTTCAAGGCATGAAGTCACATGATTGTCACGTATTTATGCAAAAGTTATTATCTTCTGCATTTCGTGAACTTTTTCCGGATGACATACACAAAGTACTTTGTGATCTTTCAAATTTTTTCAAGGACTTGTGCTCAACTACACTACTCGCATCAAATATTAGGCAGTTGGAAAAAAACATAGCTGGGATCATTTGTACTTTGGAGACTAAATTCTTTCCAGCTTTGTTTGATCCAATGGAGCATCTTCCCGTTCATCTACCCGAAGAGTGCAGACTCGGAGGCCCTGTCCCATCACGATGGATGTATAATATTGAAAGACTACAACGCAGAATGAAACAAAAAGTAGGGAACAAAGCACGAGTTGAAGGTTCCATTGCAGAAAAATATGTACATGAAGAGTTGACACATTTCTGTTCCATGTACTTTGAGTCAGGAGTTGAGACAGCGCACAACTTGCTAGGTCGTAATGTGGTTGATGATCGCTCACGGGATCCACATAAACTCGAGGCGTTTACATATCCGGTAGAGCTCCTCGGAGCATATACAGGTTACCATTTAGATGTGGATTCCCTACATGTTGCAGCACATTATGTTCTTACTAACATGCGTGAAGTGGCATTCTACATCACGTAA